The following are encoded together in the Serratia sp. UGAL515B_01 genome:
- a CDS encoding TIGR00730 family Rossman fold protein, which yields MHKNICVFCGASEGNDPAYVENARQLGHSIAAQGRRLVYGGGKKGLMGTVANAVLEAGGEAIGVIPQRLVEAETAHRGLTELEVVSDMHTRKARMAELADGFIALPGGIGTLEELFEVWTWGQIGYHNKPVGLLDVNGYYRPLIHFLKQVADQGFMRHDYLNTLHINDSPLALIQQFDDYQPKHYDRWAK from the coding sequence ATGCATAAGAACATTTGCGTCTTCTGTGGCGCCAGCGAAGGTAATGACCCAGCTTATGTCGAGAATGCACGCCAACTAGGGCACTCTATTGCTGCTCAAGGACGGCGTTTGGTCTATGGTGGCGGTAAGAAAGGATTAATGGGTACTGTCGCAAATGCCGTACTCGAGGCGGGGGGTGAGGCCATAGGCGTTATTCCTCAGCGCTTGGTTGAAGCAGAAACAGCACATCGTGGTTTGACAGAATTAGAAGTTGTCTCAGATATGCATACTCGCAAAGCGCGGATGGCAGAACTGGCTGATGGGTTTATTGCGTTGCCAGGGGGAATTGGCACCTTAGAAGAACTGTTTGAGGTCTGGACATGGGGACAGATCGGTTACCACAACAAACCGGTTGGCTTACTAGACGTAAATGGTTATTACCGCCCATTGATACACTTCCTGAAACAGGTGGCAGATCAAGGTTTTATGCGTCACGATTACCTCAACACTTTGCATATCAATGATTCGCCATTAGCTTTAATACAACAGTTCGACGATTATCAGCCTAAACATTATGATCGCTGGGCAAAATAA